The following proteins come from a genomic window of Nostoc sp. KVJ3:
- a CDS encoding IS4 family transposase, with amino-acid sequence MLPEFYETNLKRELGRAEYLLLKILINLLQSIKTVSLEALATALPIPILFESRRKKIQRFLSLNYINVEEIWFPIVKNWLEIYFPLTEVVYLVIDRTNWGCINLLMISVVWDKRSIPIYFEFLDKLGSSNFDEQKAVFNKSLPLFNNYKTVVLADREFCSVKLANWLTEQKVYFCLRLKKDAFIEVEPEVWLQLKDSGLSPGVSFFYQGIKYTKSTGFISFNLAAKWKRKRFGVIPEEGWFILTNLDDLNSAIQAYKQRFDIEEMFRDFKSGGYNLEDTNVSGQRLISLILLISLAYTAATISGQKFKRMGVQKYVGRIKESRRTVRRHSSFYIGLYGSNWVDFMENSYESVAELMTLAPNKRKYYQQGERAMRLILSAS; translated from the coding sequence ATATTACCAGAATTCTACGAGACAAACCTCAAGCGAGAATTGGGACGTGCAGAATATTTATTACTAAAAATCCTGATAAATTTATTACAATCTATTAAAACTGTAAGCCTTGAGGCGTTGGCTACAGCTTTACCTATTCCAATATTGTTTGAAAGTAGAAGAAAAAAGATTCAACGTTTTTTATCTCTGAACTACATAAATGTTGAAGAAATATGGTTTCCCATAGTTAAAAACTGGCTAGAAATATATTTTCCTTTGACTGAAGTTGTTTATTTAGTTATAGATCGGACTAATTGGGGATGCATTAACTTACTAATGATTAGTGTGGTTTGGGATAAAAGGTCTATTCCGATATATTTTGAGTTTTTAGACAAATTAGGTTCGAGTAATTTTGATGAGCAAAAAGCTGTTTTCAATAAATCATTACCCCTTTTTAATAATTACAAAACTGTTGTATTAGCAGATAGAGAGTTTTGCTCTGTAAAACTAGCTAACTGGCTCACAGAGCAGAAAGTGTACTTTTGCTTACGTCTAAAAAAAGATGCATTTATAGAGGTAGAACCTGAAGTTTGGCTGCAATTAAAAGATTCCGGTTTATCGCCTGGAGTTTCGTTCTTTTATCAGGGGATTAAATATACAAAGTCTACAGGATTTATCAGCTTTAACCTTGCTGCAAAATGGAAACGTAAACGCTTTGGAGTTATCCCAGAAGAGGGTTGGTTTATCTTAACTAATTTAGATGATTTAAATTCGGCTATTCAGGCTTATAAACAACGTTTTGATATTGAAGAAATGTTTAGAGATTTTAAGAGCGGTGGCTATAACTTAGAAGATACTAATGTATCAGGTCAACGCTTAATTTCATTAATATTATTAATCTCACTTGCCTATACCGCTGCAACTATATCTGGTCAAAAATTTAAACGTATGGGTGTTCAAAAATATGTCGGTCGAATCAAAGAATCTAGGCGGACAGTTCGCCGTCATAGCAGTTTTTATATTGGATTATATGGGTCTAACTGGGTCGATTTTATGGAAAATTCTTATGAATCGGTGGCTGAATTAATGACACTAGCTCCTAATAAGCGTAAGTATTATCAACAAGGAGAAAGGGCTATGAGGCTTATTTTATCTGCATCCTAG
- a CDS encoding NF041680 family putative transposase codes for MKFDKLQEFRQAVYSHLGKAHDATFELTDAILTTRNAYSLADLSLSPFFRRKWSSIYEALQDSRPKRQKLMQLYIKQMPTQGRPLLAGDHTAWPRPDAVTLQERTIEHTSVTVPGNKPITIGEGYSTIAWVPDDSGSWALPLRHERITSWENPIDKATWQLKQVCEHLPTRPISVWDSEYGCAPFVLKTAEIPADILVRLRSNLCLWGAPPTYSGKGRPRKHGIKFKLNEPDSWDEATQTLEMNDPKLGHLIVRLWENLHFRKTAARPMSLIRVERLDDKGNLRVSKPLWLAWVGEEMPPLSEVWRLYLRRFTVDHWYRFLKQRLHWTLPKLSTPKQCERWSDLMPMITWELWLARDIVADNPLPWQKSIAQLTPGRVAQAMGIILEGIGTPARSPKPRGKSPGWEPGKSRQRRIRYPIVKKTTPKPRKEQAKSA; via the coding sequence ATGAAATTTGACAAACTTCAAGAATTTCGTCAAGCAGTTTACAGCCATCTGGGCAAAGCCCACGATGCGACTTTTGAATTGACTGATGCCATCTTGACGACTCGTAATGCTTACAGTTTAGCAGATTTATCCCTATCTCCATTTTTTAGACGCAAGTGGTCAAGCATCTATGAAGCTCTACAAGACAGCAGACCAAAGCGACAAAAATTGATGCAGTTGTACATAAAACAAATGCCAACACAAGGTCGTCCCTTGTTGGCAGGCGACCATACTGCTTGGCCTCGTCCCGATGCAGTAACTCTTCAAGAAAGAACAATTGAACACACGAGTGTAACAGTGCCTGGAAATAAACCGATTACCATTGGTGAGGGATACAGCACTATTGCTTGGGTGCCAGATGATTCTGGTAGTTGGGCATTACCCTTGAGGCATGAACGAATTACTAGTTGGGAAAACCCCATAGACAAGGCAACCTGGCAGCTAAAACAAGTGTGCGAGCATTTGCCTACCAGACCGATTTCAGTTTGGGATAGCGAGTATGGTTGTGCCCCTTTTGTCTTGAAAACTGCTGAGATTCCAGCAGATATTCTTGTACGTTTACGTTCAAACCTTTGTTTATGGGGCGCACCTCCAACATATTCTGGCAAGGGTCGTCCCAGGAAGCATGGTATCAAATTTAAGCTCAATGAACCCGATTCATGGGACGAAGCAACTCAAACCCTAGAGATGAACGATCCAAAACTGGGGCACTTAATAGTTAGGTTATGGGAAAATTTACACTTCCGTAAAACTGCGGCACGTCCGATGTCATTGATACGAGTTGAGCGTCTTGATGACAAAGGTAACTTAAGAGTCTCAAAACCTTTATGGTTGGCTTGGGTAGGAGAAGAAATGCCTCCATTATCCGAAGTTTGGCGGCTTTATTTGCGTCGCTTTACTGTTGACCACTGGTATCGTTTTTTAAAGCAACGCTTGCACTGGACTCTTCCTAAACTAAGTACTCCCAAACAGTGTGAGAGATGGAGCGACTTAATGCCAATGATTACTTGGGAATTGTGGTTGGCTCGTGATATCGTTGCTGACAACCCTTTACCTTGGCAAAAGTCAATCGCTCAGTTGACCCCTGGAAGGGTTGCTCAGGCTATGGGGATCATTTTAGAGGGTATTGGTACTCCTGCCCGTTCGCCCAAACCGCGTGGAAAGTCTCCGGGTTGGGAACCAGGAAAATCACGACAACGTAGAATTCGCTATCCCATAGTTAAAAAAACTACGCCAAAACCACGCAAAGAGCAAGCAAAATCTGCTTGA
- a CDS encoding DUF2786 domain-containing protein — protein sequence MQTQVLELEKIADKIRKLFALSQSPNEAEASAAAAKAQEMLTRHNLSIASLQDWTPQPLEEEVIRQFKRMTSWKFILLSGVCWGNYCCAIARHYHSGSKMIILGRKVNIVSTRIQFEYLEQTIERLAKQAVGNRAFRNAFKLGAANRLVSRILENRDQQKNQGIAGTTESVAVPAIIVQALYEKLESELEAYLNNVKVKQMALPSCGSKDGYFSGISAADSVSLNRQVNSSQQHYLPG from the coding sequence ATGCAGACACAGGTGTTAGAACTAGAAAAAATCGCTGACAAAATTAGAAAACTATTCGCACTTAGTCAATCTCCCAACGAGGCAGAGGCAAGCGCCGCCGCAGCTAAAGCCCAAGAAATGCTAACCCGGCACAATTTATCGATCGCCTCACTTCAAGATTGGACACCTCAACCACTAGAAGAAGAAGTCATTCGCCAGTTCAAACGCATGACCTCATGGAAATTTATTTTACTAAGTGGTGTTTGTTGGGGGAATTACTGCTGTGCGATCGCTAGACACTACCATAGCGGGTCTAAAATGATTATCTTAGGGCGAAAAGTGAATATCGTCTCTACTCGGATTCAGTTTGAGTATCTTGAACAAACTATTGAACGACTGGCGAAACAAGCCGTAGGCAATCGTGCTTTTAGAAATGCTTTTAAATTAGGTGCTGCTAATAGACTTGTAAGTAGGATTCTTGAGAATCGTGATCAACAGAAAAATCAAGGGATTGCTGGAACTACTGAATCAGTTGCAGTACCCGCCATTATCGTGCAAGCGCTCTATGAAAAACTAGAATCTGAGTTAGAAGCATATCTAAATAATGTGAAAGTTAAACAAATGGCGTTACCATCGTGTGGTTCAAAAGACGGATATTTCTCTGGTATATCTGCTGCTGATTCTGTCTCTCTTAATCGCCAAGTTAATAGCAGTCAACAGCACTATCTACCAGGTTAA
- a CDS encoding helix-turn-helix domain-containing protein has protein sequence MNGAEAKGAFGERLASYYHQSDSETATLAWSQQSTFAITRLHSDVGLPGTSNPIPEESAIHVSVAIKPVPLHSYELCIDDREIAVPYIPAYRTSIIDLQSKPVCFVDCGFDYVHYHVPREGLDEIARDHNIQPIGNYKFAICEDDLVIAQMTKNVLPFIGSQDWPSSLALDQFSLIFGAHLLQKYGGLSRLPEVSPRGLASWQKRRATELLLEHLDGNIHLARVAQECQMSVSHFARSFKVSFGVSAHRWLIERRIDRSKELLIQTRTPLIDVALQSGFSDQAAFTRTFHQVVGDSPGRWRREQVGR, from the coding sequence ATGAATGGAGCCGAAGCGAAAGGGGCCTTTGGAGAAAGGCTTGCGTCTTATTACCATCAGAGTGATAGCGAAACTGCGACCCTGGCTTGGTCACAGCAAAGTACGTTCGCTATTACACGGCTCCACTCGGACGTTGGGCTGCCTGGCACCTCAAACCCTATTCCTGAAGAGTCCGCAATTCACGTATCCGTTGCGATCAAGCCTGTTCCATTGCACAGCTATGAACTCTGTATCGACGACCGCGAGATTGCAGTGCCGTACATACCTGCGTACCGGACAAGCATTATCGATCTGCAATCGAAACCTGTGTGCTTCGTTGATTGCGGTTTTGACTATGTTCACTACCACGTACCTCGAGAGGGCCTCGACGAAATCGCACGAGATCACAACATTCAGCCGATTGGAAACTATAAATTTGCGATTTGTGAGGATGATCTGGTCATCGCACAGATGACCAAGAACGTTCTGCCATTCATTGGGTCGCAAGATTGGCCTAGTTCCCTCGCTCTCGATCAGTTCAGTCTAATCTTCGGTGCACATCTGCTCCAAAAGTACGGCGGCTTGTCTCGTCTACCAGAAGTCTCGCCGCGAGGGCTTGCCTCATGGCAAAAGCGTCGGGCCACCGAACTTTTGCTGGAACACCTTGATGGGAATATCCATCTCGCCAGAGTTGCTCAGGAATGCCAAATGTCTGTGAGTCATTTCGCACGGTCGTTCAAAGTGAGCTTTGGTGTTTCGGCTCACCGTTGGCTCATCGAACGCCGCATCGATCGTTCCAAGGAACTTCTCATCCAGACTCGCACTCCTTTAATCGATGTCGCGCTGCAATCGGGTTTCTCCGATCAAGCTGCATTCACCCGAACCTTCCATCAGGTTGTGGGCGACAGTCCTGGACGTTGGAGGCGAGAACAAGTCGGTCGCTGA
- a CDS encoding lipocalin-like domain-containing protein, with product MNEPEQAHKVAHSNSTLGPIASQLVGVWTLVGYADEQEGRKDSHPFGPKPEGFLIYTPGGFVSAQLMKPGRSLFQSHDWRQGTPEEYQESGSGYIAYCGVYEVDEEKETVIHIPSVALLPNLIHGRQLRSVTLNGERLTLRAIGAPVENGILITSRLEWQRTEPGSNLDGVRTYDVRQSTL from the coding sequence ATGAACGAACCCGAGCAAGCGCACAAAGTGGCGCACTCCAATTCAACACTAGGTCCTATTGCTTCTCAGCTCGTTGGAGTCTGGACGTTGGTGGGCTATGCAGATGAACAGGAAGGGCGCAAAGACAGCCATCCGTTCGGCCCTAAACCGGAGGGCTTTCTCATCTACACACCTGGAGGCTTTGTCTCGGCACAACTGATGAAGCCGGGACGTTCTCTGTTCCAATCACACGATTGGCGCCAAGGAACCCCGGAGGAGTATCAGGAATCTGGAAGTGGTTACATCGCGTATTGCGGAGTCTACGAAGTGGATGAGGAGAAAGAGACTGTCATCCATATCCCGTCCGTTGCGCTCTTGCCCAATCTGATCCACGGAAGGCAGCTTCGCTCGGTGACATTGAATGGCGAAAGACTCACACTTCGAGCTATCGGCGCACCCGTTGAGAACGGCATCTTAATAACCAGTCGGCTGGAGTGGCAAAGAACCGAACCAGGCTCTAATTTAGATGGAGTACGCACGTATGATGTCCGGCAAAGCACGCTTTGA
- a CDS encoding alkene reductase: MSKEILFSSLRLGAIQLPNRVVMAPLTRMRADAAHVPTALNAEYYAQRSSAGLILSEGTAISPQAHGYPNAPGIYTAEQIAGWRVITDGVHARGGRIVMQIAHNGRNSHSSLMPDGALPVAPSAIPPTIPALTKAFQQVPSETPRALETSEIPVIISTFRRAALNAMEAGFDGVELQGANSHLIEQFLENGTNQRTDAYGGSKENRARFLLDIVDEITAAIGADRLGVRLSPFGQYGGIHDSKPLDLFTFVIKELSKRHIAYLHLIEARGSEMGLTDELHEDALNNAALFRPAFNGPLLSAAAYTPKSAGEAIEKKHADAIAFGRLFIANPDLVERIKENQPLNPPDRSTFYGGGAHGYTDYKPFGSAL, encoded by the coding sequence ATGTCCAAAGAGATTCTATTTAGTTCCCTGCGTCTAGGAGCAATTCAGCTCCCGAATCGGGTAGTCATGGCCCCTCTGACGCGTATGCGTGCCGACGCTGCCCATGTGCCAACCGCGTTGAACGCTGAATACTACGCGCAGCGTTCCTCAGCAGGGCTGATCCTCTCGGAAGGAACTGCGATTAGCCCTCAGGCGCACGGCTATCCCAATGCTCCAGGGATCTACACGGCGGAACAGATTGCCGGGTGGCGCGTGATTACAGATGGTGTCCACGCCCGAGGCGGCAGGATCGTCATGCAAATTGCCCACAACGGCAGGAACTCCCATTCTTCGCTCATGCCGGATGGAGCACTTCCCGTCGCGCCCTCGGCTATTCCTCCCACAATTCCTGCTCTGACAAAAGCCTTCCAACAAGTACCATCTGAAACTCCACGCGCCTTGGAAACTTCTGAAATTCCGGTCATCATCAGCACATTCCGGCGGGCCGCGCTGAACGCGATGGAGGCTGGATTCGATGGAGTGGAGTTGCAGGGCGCAAATAGCCACTTGATCGAGCAGTTCCTGGAGAACGGAACCAACCAGCGCACCGATGCCTACGGTGGGTCGAAAGAGAACCGAGCTCGGTTCCTGCTCGACATCGTTGACGAGATTACAGCGGCTATTGGGGCAGACCGACTTGGTGTACGCCTCTCACCTTTTGGTCAATATGGTGGTATCCACGACAGCAAGCCTCTCGATCTGTTCACCTTCGTCATCAAGGAACTCAGTAAGCGGCATATTGCTTACTTGCACCTGATCGAGGCTAGAGGTTCCGAAATGGGTTTGACCGACGAACTCCACGAAGACGCGCTGAACAATGCTGCCCTGTTCCGTCCCGCTTTCAACGGACCGCTCCTTTCAGCCGCCGCTTACACGCCCAAAAGTGCTGGAGAAGCAATCGAGAAGAAGCACGCGGATGCAATCGCTTTTGGTCGCCTATTCATCGCCAATCCTGACCTGGTGGAGCGGATCAAAGAAAATCAGCCGCTCAATCCACCTGATCGTTCGACGTTCTACGGGGGCGGAGCTCATGGATATACCGACTATAAGCCTTTTGGATCTGCGTTATGA
- a CDS encoding IS4 family transposase — translation MTLRVEILKDKFSQSLGLPFKELLPESVISLAISELKIKYKKRLFDPLITLWAFLSQVLDTDKTCNNAVSKIIAHLAGEEVEVPSTDTSAYCQARARLPEKLLEKLFNFSAQSLEQKVATEYLWCGRNVKVIDGSTVSMPDTVENQKEYPQPSSQKPGCGFPIAKIGVIFSLITGATVALCIDVLNTHDIKLARKLYSFLKPNDVLLGDRAFCAYADMFAITKLGCDAVFRKHQSRTTTMRKGKIVGDCDKLVTWYKPKRCPQGLSLDEFLALPSAITVREIYYYIVIPGFRTQQVSLITTLLDKSSYSTLEFVGLYGKRWDVELNLRHIKTTLGMDILRCKTPSMIRKEIHVYLLAYNLLRSLMWSAGTTYNTPPNRLSLQGTRHHLLNFIPKLETAHSQKRIRLYRSLLKIIVHKVVPDRPGRSEPRVTKRRPKAYPRLTKPRHELRHQLQTA, via the coding sequence GTGACACTACGAGTAGAAATCCTCAAGGATAAATTCAGCCAAAGTTTGGGACTACCTTTTAAAGAACTATTGCCAGAGTCTGTGATAAGCCTTGCAATTTCGGAGCTAAAAATTAAATATAAAAAGCGGTTATTTGACCCATTAATAACTTTATGGGCATTTTTATCACAAGTGCTGGATACTGATAAAACTTGTAATAATGCTGTGAGTAAAATAATTGCACATCTAGCTGGTGAAGAAGTAGAAGTCCCTTCAACAGATACCAGTGCTTACTGCCAAGCTAGGGCAAGGCTTCCAGAGAAGTTATTAGAAAAACTTTTCAATTTCTCGGCACAAAGCTTAGAACAGAAAGTAGCAACAGAATATTTATGGTGTGGTCGAAATGTCAAAGTAATAGATGGGTCAACTGTCTCGATGCCTGACACTGTAGAGAATCAAAAAGAATACCCTCAGCCCAGTAGCCAAAAGCCCGGATGTGGCTTTCCAATTGCCAAAATTGGTGTGATATTCAGTTTAATAACAGGAGCTACCGTTGCTTTGTGCATCGATGTTCTGAACACTCATGATATCAAATTAGCAAGAAAACTATACAGTTTTCTTAAACCAAATGATGTGCTTTTAGGGGATAGAGCGTTTTGCGCTTACGCTGATATGTTTGCTATTACTAAACTTGGTTGTGATGCAGTATTTCGTAAGCATCAATCTCGGACAACAACCATGCGAAAAGGGAAAATTGTTGGCGATTGCGACAAGCTTGTTACTTGGTATAAGCCTAAAAGATGCCCACAAGGATTGAGCTTGGATGAATTTTTAGCTCTACCTTCTGCCATAACTGTGCGAGAAATTTACTACTACATTGTTATTCCTGGTTTTCGCACTCAACAAGTCAGCTTAATTACTACTCTTTTAGATAAATCTTCTTATTCTACTCTCGAATTTGTTGGACTTTACGGTAAACGTTGGGATGTTGAATTGAATTTGAGGCATATAAAAACTACCTTGGGTATGGATATTCTCCGATGTAAAACACCTTCAATGATACGTAAAGAAATTCATGTGTATTTACTGGCTTATAATTTACTTCGGAGCTTAATGTGGTCGGCTGGGACTACTTACAATACTCCTCCAAATCGTTTATCGCTTCAAGGTACTCGACATCATTTACTGAATTTTATTCCTAAATTAGAAACTGCTCACTCTCAAAAACGTATCCGACTTTATCGTAGTTTGCTGAAAATTATTGTTCACAAGGTTGTCCCCGACCGTCCTGGACGCAGCGAACCACGAGTCACCAAACGCCGCCCCAAAGCTTACCCCAGATTGACCAAGCCCAGACATGAATTACGTCATCAATTGCAAACGGCTTAA
- a CDS encoding mechanosensitive ion channel family protein — protein sequence MFDFHPLRLPSKYFNILITVLSFVLFFWFTPVVAQALTKAPVILDGQQLFQISDSGQYSAQERTHLINSQLKNVISASESIQVKIEKRNQLPTILLNDRYLLTVTQQDTLPGSTLDEQANIWAQQIEGALQEAHLERTKTYLQQTTFIAAAILLITVGFSWLLGWIKHQFIRVASLRLTTSNAISNSETLKVLELFFKLVLASMRIGLWMSAILYITNLFPFTRQWSYQISNILITSFTSPILTLGKNPYSLTELIVLVGLLFGLVIFAGTLTNFLRSRILSFTVINRGAQEAIIILLKYGLIFIGTLVLLQIWGLDISSLTILASALSVGIGFGLQDIAKNFGSGLVLVFERPIQVGDFVEVGEYTGIVERIGARSTEIRTLDHVSIIVPNSRFLEKEVINWSHRNPISRLHLPVGVAYSSDPKAVQSALLEAASKHPNVLQTPLPLVLFKEFANNTLNFELLVWTAEPNKQFLLKSDLYYIIYEVLQQRKIEIPFAQLDLHLRSGKLEFTPEMQLALIQMVERLSNQESDIDSTNPIEKGTEGIDA from the coding sequence ATGTTTGATTTTCATCCTTTGCGATTACCATCCAAATATTTTAATATTCTCATTACAGTACTAAGTTTTGTTTTATTTTTTTGGTTCACTCCTGTCGTTGCTCAAGCATTAACTAAAGCTCCGGTTATTTTGGATGGACAACAGCTTTTTCAGATCAGCGATTCTGGTCAGTATAGCGCTCAAGAACGGACACATTTAATCAACTCACAACTAAAAAATGTGATTTCCGCTTCTGAGTCTATTCAAGTTAAAATTGAAAAACGCAATCAGCTACCTACTATTTTATTAAATGACCGCTATCTGTTAACAGTTACACAACAAGATACTTTACCAGGTAGTACACTCGATGAGCAGGCTAACATTTGGGCGCAGCAAATTGAAGGAGCATTACAGGAAGCTCATTTAGAGCGAACTAAAACCTATCTTCAACAAACAACTTTTATAGCAGCAGCAATTTTACTCATAACTGTAGGATTTAGTTGGCTATTGGGATGGATTAAGCATCAATTTATCCGAGTAGCTTCACTTCGCTTAACAACTAGCAATGCCATATCTAATTCGGAAACACTTAAAGTATTAGAATTATTTTTCAAATTAGTGTTGGCGAGTATGCGTATCGGACTTTGGATGAGTGCGATTCTTTATATCACTAATCTCTTTCCTTTTACTCGTCAATGGAGCTACCAAATTTCAAATATCCTGATTACCAGTTTCACCTCACCTATTCTGACGTTGGGAAAAAATCCTTATTCTCTTACTGAATTAATAGTTTTGGTTGGTTTGTTGTTTGGCTTAGTTATCTTTGCTGGAACGTTAACCAATTTTTTACGTTCTCGGATTCTCTCTTTTACTGTCATCAATCGTGGCGCTCAAGAAGCGATTATAATACTTTTAAAATATGGTCTAATTTTTATTGGCACACTGGTATTGCTACAAATATGGGGGCTTGACATTAGCTCTTTGACAATTTTAGCAAGTGCTTTAAGCGTTGGAATTGGCTTTGGTTTACAGGATATTGCTAAGAATTTTGGCAGTGGTTTAGTACTAGTATTTGAGCGCCCGATTCAGGTTGGAGATTTTGTGGAAGTTGGGGAATATACAGGTATTGTCGAGCGAATCGGTGCCAGAAGTACCGAGATTCGTACTCTTGACCACGTTTCAATCATTGTACCCAACTCTCGCTTCTTGGAAAAAGAAGTAATTAACTGGAGCCATCGCAATCCGATTTCTCGCCTTCATCTCCCCGTTGGCGTTGCCTATAGCTCAGATCCCAAAGCAGTTCAATCTGCTCTGTTAGAGGCTGCCTCTAAGCATCCCAATGTATTGCAGACTCCTTTGCCTCTAGTACTGTTTAAAGAGTTTGCCAACAACACCTTAAATTTTGAGTTATTAGTCTGGACTGCGGAACCTAATAAACAATTTTTGCTCAAAAGTGATTTATATTACATTATTTACGAAGTATTACAGCAACGAAAAATTGAAATTCCTTTTGCTCAGTTAGATTTACATCTGCGTTCTGGTAAGTTGGAATTTACGCCAGAAATGCAGTTAGCTTTAATACAGATGGTTGAACGATTATCAAATCAGGAGTCAGACATAGATTCAACCAATCCAATTGAAAAGGGTACAGAGGGTATAGATGCATGA
- a CDS encoding element excision factor XisI family protein: MGIPQQDIVISFHSPFKRQFTEICS, encoded by the coding sequence TTGGGAATACCTCAACAAGATATTGTGATTAGTTTTCATTCGCCATTTAAGCGTCAGTTTACAGAGATATGCAGTTAG